In one window of Bacillota bacterium DNA:
- a CDS encoding DUF1349 domain-containing protein has protein sequence MKSSKFLLLVALVVFALALQGCAENSPEMELVAGEIFRDEFDSETLAEHWTVGPNPEHRRDDKWSLTSYPGYLTITTQDSDIHETSNRPINFFMYKVPYEHFEAVTRIIFQPEQDFEQAGLFIYKDMDNYARLARVHAFGNQSVEPALETDGSYREWIQTIGNTAEIYLKMSMIRGQLGYHYSFDGVEWVEIDSRPYVRWDDVYLVLYAISPISARQIDALFDYVEVTELKFEPVQQ, from the coding sequence ATGAAGTCGAGCAAGTTCCTATTACTGGTAGCATTGGTTGTCTTTGCACTGGCACTGCAGGGCTGCGCTGAGAATAGTCCTGAAATGGAACTAGTAGCCGGAGAAATCTTTCGCGATGAATTCGACTCAGAAACGTTGGCTGAACACTGGACTGTCGGTCCCAATCCGGAACATAGAAGAGACGATAAGTGGTCACTGACCAGCTATCCGGGTTATTTAACAATTACAACTCAAGACTCTGATATCCATGAAACAAGCAACCGCCCAATCAACTTTTTCATGTATAAAGTGCCGTACGAGCATTTTGAAGCTGTAACCCGCATCATCTTCCAACCGGAGCAGGATTTTGAGCAGGCCGGATTGTTTATCTACAAGGATATGGACAACTACGCGCGCTTAGCCCGGGTTCATGCTTTTGGCAATCAGTCAGTTGAGCCGGCATTGGAAACCGATGGTTCCTACCGTGAGTGGATCCAGACCATCGGAAATACTGCTGAGATCTATCTAAAAATGTCGATGATTAGGGGCCAGCTTGGCTACCACTACAGCTTTGATGGCGTCGAGTGGGTTGAGATCGACAGCCGTCCCTATGTGCGCTGGGATGATGTGTACCTCGTTCTCTATGCGATCAGTCCTATAAGTGCCCGCCAAATCGATGCCCTGTTTGACTATGTAGAAGTAACAGAGCTAAAATTTGAACCTGTTCAGCAGTAA